CAGCCGCTGGGCCGATCCGCCGTCGCAGCTGCTGCATGCCCTGCTGCTGGAGCGTTTCACCCGGGAAGGCCCCTATGCGCACGTGGTGGACGGTACCACGCCGGCCGCCGCCGATCAGCGACTGGACATCGAGGTACTGGAATTCGTCCAGGACTTCACCGTCACGCCCAGCCGCTACCGGGTGCGGCTGCGCCTGACCCTGGTGGATCTGGGCGAACGCCGGGTGCGGCTGCAGGAACTGATGGAGGCCGAGGTCCCGGCGCCGGATGACTCGCCGCAGGGCGGTGCGGCGGCGGCCGGCACAGCGGTCAATGCGCTGTTCGAACGTATCCGCGCGCGTTTGAACGAGGTAGTGCCGGACGATGCTTGAGCGCATTCGTATCGTTCTGGTCAATACCTCGCACCCGGGCAATATCGGCGCGGCGGCGCGGGCCATGAAGACCATGGGGCTGAGCGATCTGTGGCTGGTCGCGCCTGCGGCCTTCCCCGATCCCGAGGCCAGCGCGCTCGCCTCGGGCGCCGAGGATGTATTGTCCGGGGCGCAGGTGGTGGCGACGCTCGACCAGGCGGTGGCCGATGCCGTCTGGGTGGTCGGCACCAGCGCGCGTCTGCGTGCCATCCGCTGGCCGCTGCTGGAGCCGCGCGCCTGCGCCGCCCGGGCCCTGGCCGAGGCCGGGCAGGGAACGGTGGCGCTGGTGTTCGGCCGCGAGCGCAGTGGCTTGACCAACGAGGAACTGGATCTGTGTCATGCCCTGGTGAACATCCCCGCCAATCCCGACTACGCCTCGCTCAACCTGGCCCAGGCGGTACAGGTCCTGAGCTATGAACTGCGTACGCAGTGGTTGGGCAGTGCGGTGCAGGCGCAGCAGACCCCGGAGCATCCGCCGGCCACGGCGCGGGAGATGGAAGGCCTGTTCGCGCACCTGGAGCAGACTCTGTATGAACTCGAGTTCATCAGTCCCGAGCAGCCGGGACAGATGATGCGCCGGCTGCGGCGGCTGTTCACACGTGCCCGGCCGGACAGAAACGAGGTCAACATCCTCCGCGGTATCCTCAGCGCGGCTCAGGCCAAAGCGCTCGACAAGACCGGTACCGGTTCCTGAGGCCCTGCGCTGTCACCCCGCCGTTCCGGCAGGTACAATGCCGGTTATATCGACACGGACCGGATCTGAATCATGTCCCTTGAACAGCTGCGCGAGGACATCCGCTGCGTATTCGACCGCGACCCGGCCGCGCGCAATGTCTTCGAGATCCTGACCACCTATCCGGGCGTGCATGCCGTGCTCATGCACCGCCTGAATCATGCCCTGTGGAAACGGGGCCTGAAGTGGTTCGCGCGCTGGCTCTCGGGTCTGACCCGCTGGTTCACCGGGATCGAGATCCACCCGGCCGCGGTCATCGGTCGCCGCTTCTTCATCGACCACGGCATGGGCGTGGTGATCGGCGAAACCGCCGAGATCGGCGACGACTGCACCCTCTATCACGGCGTGACCCTGGGCGGCACCAGCTGGGACAAGGGCAAGCGTCATCCCAGCCTGGGCAACAATGTCGTCATCGGCGCCGGGGCCAAGGTGCTGGGCCCGATCCGCATCGGCAACGGCGTACGCATCGGTTCCAACTCGGTGGTACTCAAGGACATCCACGACCTGGCCACGGTGGTCGGCGTGCCGGGACGGGTGGTGGAGCAGCGGGTCGCGCCCAGCGAGAGCCAGGCCGCCATTGCCAGGAAGATGGGCTTCGATGCCTACGGCCTGACCAAGGACATGCCGGACCCCGTCGCTTCGGCCATCAACGCCATGCTCGATCACGTCCACGTCATGGATCAGCGTCTGGAGGAGGTCTGCAAGGGCCTGAAAAGCCTGGGTATGGAGGTGGCGGATCTGCAGTTGCCGGAACTGGGTTCCTGCGAGATCAAGACCGCTTCCCCGGTACGGGAACTCGAGCCGAGCGAACCCCAGGACGATTCCCCGGAGGAAGGCCCCGGATCGGGGAAGAATACTTGATAAAAACAGTAGGATATGGGATAGTTATAAGATTACCCTTACCCAGAGACCAGAGGGACCGATGCCATGAAACTGACGACCAAGGGCCGCTATGCCGTCACCGCCATGCTGGACCTGGCGCTGCATGCCGGCCAGGGCCCGGTCAAGCTGGCCGAGATCTCCGAGCGCCAGGGTATTTCGCTGTCCTACCTGGAGCAGCTGTTCACCCGCCTGCGCAAGCAGAATCTGGTGGTCAGCACCCGCGGACCCGGCGGCGGCTATTCGCTCAGCCGCGATTCCGACGACATCCCCGTCTCGGCCGTCATCCTGGCGGTGGACGAGAATGTCGATACCACCCGCTGCGGCGGCCTGGCCAACTGCCACAATGATCAGCGCTGTCTGACCCATGAATTGTGGATGGAGTTGAGCAGCCAGATCCGCACCTTCCTTGACCGGATTACCCTGGGCGAGTTGATGCGCAATGGTGGTGTGCTCGAGGTTGCCGAACGCCAGGAACTCGAGGCTCAGCAGCGCCATAACGGCGACATTCCTGTCCATTTCGACCCGATCCGCGCCTGAGCCGACGCGTGGCGCGGTGCGGGCTTGTCTGCGCCACGGAATCCCTGTATACCCCAACCACCTAGCCGGGAAAAGGTACCATGGACATGGGGCTGAAGTGGACGGATTCGCTGGCGATTGCGGCCGCGCTGAACCAGGCGCATCCGGAGGCGGATCCCAAGTATGTGAACTTCGTTGAACTGCGCCAGTGGATACTGGAGCTGTCCGAGTTCGATGACGACCCGGGGCAGGGCGGGGAGAAGGCGCTGGAGGCGATCCAGCTGGCCTGGATCGAGGAGTCGGTCTGATTGCCCGTGACACGGGGATTTGGGTAAACTGTATCCCTTTCCGGTCAAACCCGCGTCACCACGCGGGTTTATGTTATATTATCCAGCGAAAATCAATCCGTTACTTGGAGAATTCGGTTAATGGCGGTGGAACGCACCCTCTCGATCATCAAGCCCGATGCCGTGGCCGGGAATCTGATCGGCAAGATCTACAGCCGGTTCGAGGACCAGGGCCTGCGGATTGTGGCGGCAAAGATGATGCACCTGTCCCGCGAGCAGGCCGGGGCCTTCTACGCGGTCCACAGGGAGCGGCCCTTTTATAATGAACTGGTCGACTTCATGACGTCCGGCCCGGTCATGGTGCAGGTGCTGGAAGGCGAGGATGCCATCAACCGCAACCGCGTGATCATGGGCGCGACCAACCCCGGGGAGGCCGCGCCCGGCACCATCCGTGCCGATTTCGCCGAGACCGTGGACGAGAATGCCGTGCACGGCTCCGACGGTCCGGAGACGGCGAAGACCGAAATCGAGTTTTTCTTCAAATCCGACGAGCTGTGCCCGCGCACACGCTGAAGGAGTGAAATCCGGCCCCGGCGTCTGCTGATGCCGCGGCCGGGCAACGGCATGTCCGACCCGCGCACAACCAATCTGCTGGACCTGGACCGCAGGGGCCTGGAGGGCTTCTTCGCCGCCATGGGCGAGAAGTCCTTCCGCGCCCAGCAGGTGATGAAGTGGATCTACCAGCTCGATGTCGACGACTTCGCCGGCATGTCCAACCTGAGCAAGGCCCTGCGCGAGCGCCTGCACAATGCGGCCCGCATGGAACTGCCGCGGGTGGTCATGGACCGGCTGTCCGCCGACGGCTCGCGCAAGCTGCTGCTGCAGCTGGCTGACGGCAACTGCATCGAGACCGTGTTCATCCCCGAAAAGGAGCGCGGCACCCTGTGCGTCTCCTCGCAGGTGGGCTGCATGCTCAACTGCAGTTTCTGCTCCACCGCCCAGCAGGGGTTCAACCGTAACCTCACCACTGCCGAGATCATCGGCCAGGTGCTGCTGGCCAGCCGCGCCCTGGGCGGCGACGTGCAGTACAAGCGCGCCATCACCAACGTCGTGATGATGGGCATGGGCGAGCCGCTGCTCAATTACGACGCCGTGGTGCGGGCCATGAACATCATGCGTGACGACCTGGCCTTCGGTCTGTCCAAACGCCGTATCACCCTCAGTACCTCCGGTATCGTGCCCGAACTGGATCGGCTCAGGGCCGAGTGCGACGTCAGTCTGGCCGTGTCGCTGCATGCGACCAATGACGAACTGCGCAACGAACTGGTGCCGATCAACCGGAAATACCCCATCGCCGAACTGATGGAGGCCTGTCGGCGCTACGTGGCCGACGAGCCCCGCCGGCGGGTGACCTTCGAGTACGTCATGCTGGCCGGCGTGAACGACTCCGATGCGCACGCCCGTGAGCTGCTGCGGCTGCTGCGTCGGGTGCCGTCCAAGGTCAACCTGATCCCGTTCAATCCGTTCCCGAATACCGCGTATGTGAGCAGCGATCCGCAGCGCATCCTGGAATTCCAGAACATCCTCATCAACGGCGGCATCGTCACCGTCACCCGCAAGACCCGCGGCGATGACATCGCCGCCGCCTGCGGCCAGCTGGCCGGGGAGTTCCGCGACCGCACCCGCCGTCGCGAGCGGCAACTCGAGGTGGCGGTGCAGGAGGTCCGTGGATGAGGCACGGGCTGTTCACGCTGCTGTTGGTCACCCTGCTGGCAGGCGGCTGTGCCGGAACCGGCGTCAGGGACAACGAGGACCGGAGTGCTGCCCAGTACAACGTGGAGCTCGGGCTGCAGTACATGCAGGAGGGCATGAACCAGGTCGCGATGGAGAAATTCCAGAAGGCGCTGCGCCAGGACCCGGAGCTTGCAACGGCGCACAATGCCATTGCCGTGCTCTACGAGTCGCTGGGCCAGATCGACCAGGCCGATCATCACTTCCAGCGTGCTGTGCGGCTTGACCGGAATGACTCGCGCGCCCACAACAATTACGGCGCCTTCCTGTGCCGCCAGGATCGCTGGGAGGATGCCGAGCCGCATTTCGTGGCGGCGGCTTCCGATCCGCTCTACGAGGCACCGGAGCTGGTCTATGCCAACGCCGGTATCTGCGCCCACCAGGCGGGTGATCTGCAGAAGGCTGAACTCTACCTGCGCAAGGCGCTGGAAGCCGAACCCGAATATCCCATTGCGCTGCGCCGCATGGCCCAGCTCAGTCTGGAACAGGGGCAGTACCTGAAGGTGCGGGCCTATCTGCAGCGCTATCAGGCCGTGGCCCGCCACACGCCACAGACCCTGTTGCTGGGGGTCCGGGCCGAGGAACAGCTCGGCGACAGAAACGCCGAAGCCAGCTACCGTCTGCTGCTCAGGAACAATTTCCCGGACTCCCCCCAGGCCAGGGAACTGTTCGGCGAGCCCTGACAACGATATGACCGATACGCCGGAACACACAGACCCGGAGCCGGGCGCTCCGACCGCCGCTGCCACAGGGGCGGGGTCGCGCCTGCGCGAGGCGCGTGAACGCAAGGGCATCAGCCCGGCCGAGGTGGCCGCCCAGCTGCACCTGCACGAACACATCATTGTGGCGCTGGAACAGGACGATCACGAGCGTCTCCCCGCGCCCATCTATGTTCGCGGCTACGTCCGCGCCTACGCCCGCCTGCTGGGGCTGGACGAGGAGGAACTGCTGGCCCTGTACCAGCCGGCCGAATCCCCCGAGTTGCGTACGGTCGGCATGCCGCCGCCGGCGCAGCGGGCGCTGGTGAAGCCCCGTCTGCCCTGGCGCACCCTCGGCCTGCTGCTGGTGCTGGCCGTGCTCGGCGGCCTGGCCCTGGTCACACTGCCCGGCCTGTGGGAACGCTTCAGCGGCGACGACACGGATACAGTCCTGGGGACCGATGCCCCGTCACTGCCCGGCGCGCTGCCGGACGCCTCCGAAACGCAGGCGGAGGCGGGCGTTGACGGCGATGCGGCGATTCGTCTGCCGACGCTGACCACCCCGCTGCCGGAACCCGCCCCGCAACCCGTACCGGAATCCGCCCCGGAATCCGCCCCGGAATCCTCCCCCGAGCCGGCGGCGGCGCCGTCCATGCCGGAATTGCCGCTGCCCGAGGTATCACCGCCCGAAGCAGAGGCGGTCGCGCCCGCAGAGCCGACGCCTCCGGCGCCCCCGGCCGAACCCGCGTCGATGCTGCGCCGGGTGCGGCTGCAGCTGAACCAGGAGAGCTGGATCTCGATCCGGGATGGCGCCGGGGAGGCGCTGCTGGTGGGGCTGTACCCGGCCGGCAGTGAACATCGGGTCAGCGGCCGGCCGCCGCTGCAGGTGGTACTGGGCAATGCCGCCGGGGTGGAGCTCAGTGTCGACGGCCGGCCCTACGACCTGACCGGCTACGACCCGGGCAGTGTGGCCCGGTTTACCCTCGACTGAACAGTGGCGCCCTGCGCACCCCATTTGACCCGATAGACAATGGCAAAGAGCTCGAACATTCAGGCCGTGCGGGGGATGAATGACATCCTCCCTGAGCAGACCTCCACCTGGCAGCACGTGGAGGCGGTGGCGCGCGCCACCCTCCAGGACTACGGCTATCAGGAAATCCGCATGCCCATCCTGGAGAAGACCGAGCTGTTCAAACGCTCCATCGGCGAGGTGACCGATATCGTCGAGAAGGAGATGTATACCTTCGAGGACCGCAACGGCGACAGCCTCACCCTGCGCCCCGAGGGGACGGCCGGCTGCGTGCGTGCCTGCATGGAACAGGGGCTGCTGTACAACCAGGTGCAGCGGCTGTGGTACACCGGACCCATGTTCCGCCATGAGCGGCCGCAGAAGGGGCGCTACCGTCAGTTCCACCAGATCGGGGTGGAGGCCTTCGGCATGGAAGGTCCGGATGTCGACGCCGAACAGATCTTCATGAGCGCGCGCCTGTGGCGGGCGTTGGGGCTGAGTGAGGTGCGGCTGGAGGTCAATTCACTCGGCAGCCAGGAGGCGCGCGCCGCCTACAAGGCCATACTGGTCGAGTACCTCGAGGCCCATCAGGATCAACTCGACGAGGACAGCCGCCGGCGCCTGCACAGCAATCCGCTGCGCATTCTCGACAGTAAGAACCCGGACATGCAGGCCCTCATCGAGGCCGCCCCGAAACTGGCGGATCATCTGGATACCGAATCGCGCGATCATTTCCAGGCCCTGTGCGGCTATCTCGATGCCGCCGGCCTGGCGTACCGTGTCAATCCGCGCCTGGTACGCGGTCTGGATTACTACAGCCGTACCGTGTTCGAGTGGGTGACCGATCGCCTCGGCGCTCAGGGAACGGTGTGCGCCGGCGGGCGCTACGACGGCCTGGTCGGCTGGCTCGGCGGCAAGCCGACGCCGGCGGTGGGCTTTGCCCTGGGACTGGAACGCCTGATCGCCCTGCTCGAGACGCTGGAGGCGGTGCCGCCGCCGCCTGCGCCCCATGCCTACCTGGTGGTGGCCGGCGAGGCGGCGCTGGCACAGGGCGCGGTGCTGGCCGAGCGTCTGCGTGATGCGGTGCCGGGACTGCGGCTGCAGATGAACTGCGGCGGCGGCAGTTTCAAGAGCCAGTTCAAGAAGGCGGACAAGTGCCAGGCCGGCTACGCCCTGATCCTGGGCGAGGAGGAGGCCGCACGCGGCGAGATCGGGCTCAAACCCCTGCGCGAAACCGGCGAACAGCGGGTGCTGCCGGAGGCGGAACTCATCGACCATCTAACCGAAATCGTAAACCAGTGAGGGCTGCAGCATGGCCGAAGGCTACAAGACCGATGACGAACAGGCGGAAGCGATCAAGAAATGGCTGCGCGAGAATGGCAGTGCCCTGCTGACCGGAATCATGCTCGGTCTGGCTGCGCTGTTCGGCGGCAAGGCGTGGATGCAGTACCAGGAGCAGCAGTCGATGGCGGCTTCCAACCTCTACGCCCAGTTGAGCAACGCCGTCTCCCGGGGGGAGGCGGCCGCGGCGGCCTCGACCCATGAGACCCTGCTCAACGAATACGCGGGCAGCAGCTATGCCGTGCTGGCCGCGCTGCAGATCGCACGCCTGCAGCTGGATGAAGACAAGCCCGAGGCGGCCCGGGCGCAGCTGCAATGGGCCTACGAGCGTGCCGACGACGGGCCGCTGAAACATACAGCGCGTGTCCGCCTGGCGCGGCTGTACATCGCCCAGGGCGAGTTGGGCCGTGTCCGGGCCCTGCTCGATGAGGTGGCCGACCGCGGCAGCTATGCCGTGATCTATCATGAATTGGAGGGCGATCTGGCCATGGCGCATGAAGACTATGCCGCGGCCCGCACGGCCTATCAGGCGGCGCTGGCGGCCTATCCGGACGATCTCCCGGGACGTTCTCTGCTCGAGGCCAAGCGTGACGATGCCGCCCGCGTCGGCGGGGAAGGGGCGGCCTGATGCGTGTTCTGCTGCCCCTGCTGCTGTTGACGCTGGCGCTGCCCGGCTGCGCCTGGCTGCGCGGCGATGACAATACCGAGCCGCCCACCGAGTTGCATGATTTCGAGGCCGAGGTCGAGCTCGAGCGCCTGTGGTCGCGTGATATCGGCGCCGGCACCGATGACAGATTTCTGCGCCTGCAGCCGGCGGTTGACGGTGGGCGCATCTTCGCTGTGGATCACCAGGGCCGGGTGATGGCCCTCGAGGCCGCCAGCGGCAAGCCGGTGTGGGAACGTGATACCGGGCTGGCGGTCAGCGGCGGGGTCGGCACCGGTGACGGCCTGATCCTGGTCGGCAGCATCGAAGGCGAAGTCCTGGCGCTGGACTGGCGTGACGGCGCCGAGGTGTGGCGCGCCCGTGTCTCCGGTGAGGTGCTGGCGCCCCCGCAGGCCGATCGCGGCGTGGCCGTGGTGCAGTCGGTCGACGGCGATGTTACCGGGCTGGACTCAGCCACCGGCGAACGGCGCTGGGTATTCGACCGCACCGTGCCCGCGCTGAGTCTGCGCGGCACCGCCACCCCGACCCTGGTCGAAGGCTTCGCCCTCATCGGCCAGGACAGCGGCAAGCTGGCCGCGGTGGAGCTCGAACGCGGTCTGCCGATATGGGAGGCCGCCATCAGTCGGCCCGCGGGCCGTTCCGAACTGGAGCGTATGGTCGACATCGACTCGCCGCCGCGCATTCAGGGCAACGCGGTCTACACCGTGACCTATCAGGGGCATGTGGCCGCTGTCGAGGGCAGCAGCGGCAACAAGCTGTGGGACCGGGAGATGTCCTCTGCCGTTGGTCTGGATGTGGATTTCCGCCACGTCTATGTCACCGATCAGGACAGCCGGGTCTGGGCCCTGGACCGGCGCAACGGCTCGGCCATCTGGCAGAACGAGCGTCTGCTGCATCGCCAGCTGACCGCACCCGCGGCGCTGGACGATCATGTCCTGGTGGCCGACCTGGAAGGCTATCTGCACGCCCTGTCGCGCTTTGATGGCGCCATCGTCGGCCGCACCCGCGTGACCGGCGATCCGATCCTGTCCATCCCGGTGGTGGACGGGGATACGGCCTATGTGTATGCCAGTGACGGCACCCTGGCGGCGTATAGGATAAGCACGCGCTAGCCCGTAGGATGGGTGGAGCGCAGCGCAACCCATCGCGGCGCGGCAAATGATGGGTTACGGCGTTCCCGCCTTCACCCATCCTACTCACTGTGTGTTCCTCGGCCCTGGCACCTGGAACCTGGAATCTGTCAATGTTACCCATCATCGCCCTGGTCGGACGCCCGAATGTCGGCAAATCGACCCTGTTCAACCGGCTCACCCGCAGCCGGGATGCCCTGGTGGCCGACCTGCCGGGGCTGACGCGCGACCGCAAGTACGGCGAGGGCAGGATCGGTGATCGGCCCTATCGGGTGATCGACACCGGCGGCCTGAGCGGCGCGGAGGCCGGCATCGATGCCCTGATGGCGCAGCAGTCCTGGCAGGCGGTGGAGGAGGCCGACGCCGTCATCTTTCTGGTCGAGGCCCGCAGCGGTGTGACCCCCATCGATCAGCAGATCGCCGAACGCCTGCGCCGCACGCACAAGCCGGTCTATCTCGCCGTGAACAAGGTCGACGGCGCCGACCCGGATACCGCCGTGGCCGAATTCTATGCCCTGGGTCTGGGACAGGCCTTTCCGCTGTCGGCCGTGCACGGCCACGGCGTGCACGACCTGATCGAACCGGTACTCGAGGCCCTGCCCGAAGCGGCGGAGGCCACAGCGGACAAGGCCGCCGACGACAGCATCCGCATCGCCCTGGTGGGGCGCCCCAATGTCGGTAAATCCACCCTGCTCAACCGCATCCTGGGCGAGGAGCGGGTGGTCGCCTTCGACCAGCCCGGCACCACCCGAGACAGCATCCTGGTGCCGTTCGAGCGCGACGGCCAGGCCTATACCCTGATCGACACCGCCGGCGTGCGCCGGCGCAGCCGCATCGATGCCGCGGTCGAGAAGTTCAGCGTCATCAAGGCGCTCCAGGCCATGGAGGCCGCGCATGTGGTGATCCTGGTGCTGGATGCCCATGACGGCATCACCGATCAGGACGCCACCCTGGCCGGGCTGGCCGCCGATTCCGGCCGGGCGCTGGTCATCGCGGTCAACAAATGGGACGGTCTGGAGACGGATGCACGCGATCGCATCAAGGCCGAGGTGGATCGTCGTCTGCCCTTTGTCAGCTTCGCCGAGTTCTTCTATATTTCCGCGCTGCACGGCACCAATGTGGGCCATCTGTTCGAGGCCGTGCAGCGTTGCTACGCATCGGCCACCGCGAAGTTCTCCACCCCGGAACTGACCCGGATGCTGGAAGCGGCCGTATATGCGCACCAGCCGCCACTGGTGCGCGGCCGACGCATCAAGTTGCGCTATGCCCACCAGGGCGGACACAATCCGCCGTTGATCGTGATCCACGGCAATCAGACCCAGGCCATCCCGGATGCCTACAAGCGTTATCTGGTAAACTACTTTCGCACCCAGCTGCAACTGGTGGGCACGCCCATCCGGCTCGAGTTCCGCACCGGCGAGAACCCTTACAAGGACAAGCGCAACAAGCTCACGCCGCGCCAGCAGCACAAGCGCAAGCGGCTGATGAAGAAGGTCAAGTCGAGCGCGGCGCGGAAGAAGCGCAAGCCGTAGTTGGACGTGACGACCCCCTCCATCGCTTCATTTCATATCCAGGCAGCATGATGTTCGAGTACTGGAACCGCAACGCCCTCATCGCATCGCTCCGGGGCTACCGCCTCGCCGACCTGCGCGCCGATCTCATGGCCGGCGTGACCGTCGGCATTGTCGCCGTGCCGCTGGCCATGGCGCTGGCCATCGCCAGCGGCGTGCCGCCCCAGTACGGGCTCTACACCGCCATCGTCGCCGGACTGATCATCGCACTCAGCGGCGGCTCGCGCTACAGCATTTCCGGCCCCACCGCCGCCTTCGTCGTCATCCTGCTGCCCATCACCCACGAATACGGACTGGGTGGACTGCTGCTGACCACCGTCATGGCCGGCATGATCCTGATCATTATGGGTGTGGCGAGGATGGGGCGGCTGATCCAGTACATCCCCTATCCGGTCACCATCGGTTTCACCGCCGGCATCGCTGTGGTCATTGCCGGTCTACAGATCAAGGACTTTCTCGGCCTGACCACCGGCGAACTGCCGCAGCATTTCCTGGAGAAGCTGGTGGTGCTGGTGCAGGCCCTGCCTACCGCCCGCTGGCCGGACCTGGTCATCGGGCTGATCACCCTGTCGGTGCTGCTGCTGTGGACCCGGCTCCGGACCCGCATCCCCGGTCATCTGGTCGCGCTGCTGCTCGGGGCGCTCGCCGCCTGGGCGCTGGGGCGGCTGTTGCCCGACTTTTCGGTCGCGACCATCAACTCCCAGTTCGGCTACCTGCTCGACGGCGTGACCCGCCAGGGCATCCCGCAGGCGCCACCGTTGCCGCTGCTGCCCTGGACGCTGCCGGATGCCGACGGCAACCCGATCGGGATCTCCTGGCAGCTGATCCGCGACCTGCTGCCCGCGGCCTTCACCGTGGCCATGCTCGGCGCCATCGAATCTCTGCTCTGCGCCGTGGTGGCCGACGGCCTGACCGGCGCCCGCCACCAGCCGGACACCGAACTCATCGGCCAGGGCCTGGGCAACCTGGTCGGACCCTTCTTCGGCGCCATCCCGGCCACCGCCGCCATCGCCCGCACCGCCACCAACATCCGCGCCGGTGCGCGCAGCCCGGTGGCCGCCATCGTGCATGCCCTGGTGATCCTGACCGTGGTGGTCAGCCTGGCCGGCGTACTGGGTCAGCTGCCCATGGCCGCGCTGGCCGCGTTGTTGCTGGTGGTGGCCTGGAACATGAGCGAGGTGCGGCACTTCGCGCACATCCTCAAGGTGGCGCCGCGCTGCGACGTGGTGGTACTGCTGGCCTGCTTCGGCCTCACCGTGGCCTTCGACATGGTCATTGCCGTGGCCGCCGGTCTGGTGCTGGCCGCGATCCTGTTCATCCGCCGCATCTCGGCGCTGACCGGCACCGAATTGATGGATATGAAGGCGCACCAGCACCTGGCCGGATTGCCGCCGCATGTCGCCGTCTACGACATCAACGGCGCGCTCTTCTTCGGTGCCGCCGAGAAGGCGACCAGCGCCCTGCGCCACATCAGCAGCGACGTGCGCATCGTGATCCTGGATATGAGCGACGTGCCCATGATCGACATGACCGGCATCGTGGCGCTGGAATCCCTGCTGGGCAACCTGCACCAGCGCGGCATCGGCGTCATCATCGCCAATCTCAAGCCGCGCATGCAGGACAAGCTCATGCGCGCCGGCATCCGGGAACAGGCCGGGCGACTCGAATTCGCCGGCGGCCTGACCGAGGCGCGTGAACGGGCAATATCGCTACCGGCTTGATGTTCTTTAAAAGGGGTCGGTGACAAATGATAATGATTGCGTTTTGTCACCGACCCCTTTTTTAATGCCGACCCCTTTTTTCCTTTTTTTCCCTTTTTTTCTTTTTAGTCGGGGTTTTCGCGCAGCAGCAGCATGGGCGAGCGGGTGAGAATCCTGCGGGTGGCCCAGACCCCGGTGAGCCCCAGGGTGAGCATGGTCACGGCCAGAACACCGGCGAGCAGGGTCAGGCTGGGCTGGTAGGGCAGTTCGAACACCCGGCTGAACAGGCCATAGCGGGCCAGTTCGGTGCCCAGCCAGGCCAGCAGGCCGGCGAGAAACCCCAGTGCCAGGAATTCCGCGAACTGTGCCTGACGCAGGGTGCGGCTGTCGGTGCCCAGCGCGCGGAGCAGGGCGTTCTGCTGCAGCCGCTGGCCGGCGCTGGCGATGACGGTGGCCACCAGCAGTGCTGCGCCGCTGGCCAGGATCAGCACCAGGATGGCGGTGATGGCGCGGCTGCCCTGGTCGAACAGGCGCCGCACTTCGTTCAG
This sequence is a window from Thiohalobacter thiocyanaticus. Protein-coding genes within it:
- the iscX gene encoding Fe-S cluster assembly protein IscX produces the protein MGLKWTDSLAIAAALNQAHPEADPKYVNFVELRQWILELSEFDDDPGQGGEKALEAIQLAWIEESV
- the ndk gene encoding nucleoside-diphosphate kinase, producing MAVERTLSIIKPDAVAGNLIGKIYSRFEDQGLRIVAAKMMHLSREQAGAFYAVHRERPFYNELVDFMTSGPVMVQVLEGEDAINRNRVIMGATNPGEAAPGTIRADFAETVDENAVHGSDGPETAKTEIEFFFKSDELCPRTR
- the pilW gene encoding type IV pilus biogenesis/stability protein PilW; protein product: MRHGLFTLLLVTLLAGGCAGTGVRDNEDRSAAQYNVELGLQYMQEGMNQVAMEKFQKALRQDPELATAHNAIAVLYESLGQIDQADHHFQRAVRLDRNDSRAHNNYGAFLCRQDRWEDAEPHFVAAASDPLYEAPELVYANAGICAHQAGDLQKAELYLRKALEAEPEYPIALRRMAQLSLEQGQYLKVRAYLQRYQAVARHTPQTLLLGVRAEEQLGDRNAEASYRLLLRNNFPDSPQARELFGEP
- a CDS encoding Fe-S cluster assembly transcription factor; the protein is MKLTTKGRYAVTAMLDLALHAGQGPVKLAEISERQGISLSYLEQLFTRLRKQNLVVSTRGPGGGYSLSRDSDDIPVSAVILAVDENVDTTRCGGLANCHNDQRCLTHELWMELSSQIRTFLDRITLGELMRNGGVLEVAERQELEAQQRHNGDIPVHFDPIRA
- a CDS encoding helix-turn-helix domain-containing protein, with the translated sequence MTDTPEHTDPEPGAPTAAATGAGSRLREARERKGISPAEVAAQLHLHEHIIVALEQDDHERLPAPIYVRGYVRAYARLLGLDEEELLALYQPAESPELRTVGMPPPAQRALVKPRLPWRTLGLLLVLAVLGGLALVTLPGLWERFSGDDTDTVLGTDAPSLPGALPDASETQAEAGVDGDAAIRLPTLTTPLPEPAPQPVPESAPESAPESSPEPAAAPSMPELPLPEVSPPEAEAVAPAEPTPPAPPAEPASMLRRVRLQLNQESWISIRDGAGEALLVGLYPAGSEHRVSGRPPLQVVLGNAAGVELSVDGRPYDLTGYDPGSVARFTLD
- the rlmN gene encoding 23S rRNA (adenine(2503)-C(2))-methyltransferase RlmN, translated to MSDPRTTNLLDLDRRGLEGFFAAMGEKSFRAQQVMKWIYQLDVDDFAGMSNLSKALRERLHNAARMELPRVVMDRLSADGSRKLLLQLADGNCIETVFIPEKERGTLCVSSQVGCMLNCSFCSTAQQGFNRNLTTAEIIGQVLLASRALGGDVQYKRAITNVVMMGMGEPLLNYDAVVRAMNIMRDDLAFGLSKRRITLSTSGIVPELDRLRAECDVSLAVSLHATNDELRNELVPINRKYPIAELMEACRRYVADEPRRRVTFEYVMLAGVNDSDAHARELLRLLRRVPSKVNLIPFNPFPNTAYVSSDPQRILEFQNILINGGIVTVTRKTRGDDIAAACGQLAGEFRDRTRRRERQLEVAVQEVRG
- a CDS encoding ABC-type transport auxiliary lipoprotein family protein; protein product: MNALARTGVWTALLTALWLAGCSVLPEPRTPVAYDHYTLEAAPADALPAQARAPLTLLLPPPRMRAGLDSARMTYRRQPGQLDFYARSRWADPPSQLLHALLLERFTREGPYAHVVDGTTPAAADQRLDIEVLEFVQDFTVTPSRYRVRLRLTLVDLGERRVRLQELMEAEVPAPDDSPQGGAAAAGTAVNALFERIRARLNEVVPDDA
- the trmJ gene encoding tRNA (cytosine(32)/uridine(32)-2'-O)-methyltransferase TrmJ, with protein sequence MLERIRIVLVNTSHPGNIGAAARAMKTMGLSDLWLVAPAAFPDPEASALASGAEDVLSGAQVVATLDQAVADAVWVVGTSARLRAIRWPLLEPRACAARALAEAGQGTVALVFGRERSGLTNEELDLCHALVNIPANPDYASLNLAQAVQVLSYELRTQWLGSAVQAQQTPEHPPATAREMEGLFAHLEQTLYELEFISPEQPGQMMRRLRRLFTRARPDRNEVNILRGILSAAQAKALDKTGTGS
- the cysE gene encoding serine O-acetyltransferase; translation: MSLEQLREDIRCVFDRDPAARNVFEILTTYPGVHAVLMHRLNHALWKRGLKWFARWLSGLTRWFTGIEIHPAAVIGRRFFIDHGMGVVIGETAEIGDDCTLYHGVTLGGTSWDKGKRHPSLGNNVVIGAGAKVLGPIRIGNGVRIGSNSVVLKDIHDLATVVGVPGRVVEQRVAPSESQAAIARKMGFDAYGLTKDMPDPVASAINAMLDHVHVMDQRLEEVCKGLKSLGMEVADLQLPELGSCEIKTASPVRELEPSEPQDDSPEEGPGSGKNT